In Channa argus isolate prfri chromosome 15, Channa argus male v1.0, whole genome shotgun sequence, the DNA window GGTTTGTCTCGGTTGGAGCTCTGGCCTCCgcagcctctttttttttgtgcgtCTCATAACACATGAGTCACTGAATTCCTGGAGATGTGCTAATGATAGCAGCAGGTCTGAGGAATGTGTTTGCAGCTGTGCTGTACCTTCACGGTGAGCCGGGGGATCCTCTGGCTGCTGGCTTCTCTCAGCGGGCAGTGAGCATCTACCCAGCGAAACATATCAGTTATATGACACCAACCAGGATATTCATTCATTACGATTTATTTCTCCTATTGAACTTACCTGGAGGAACAAACTCTTCTCTCTGAATGCCAGTTCCCTACAGTAACAGGAGCACAGACAGAAGTTAGTAGTACTAATCAAACCGCATATGTTGGATATGGTGATACAATATTGGTGTTTTACTTATGAGAAGTGACAATCGGCTACAATTCCTCTATATTTATGACTCTGAACACGTACAATGCCAAATGAGCATAACATGACAAACATATGTCATTTAAGCTGcagtttaaaaattgtttgtaGCACCAGTCCATCCATGGGCTCAGTTTCTACACACAGCCATCTTTCTGGTCTATAAAGGATTGTTTTTTTAGCATATTTAATATGTAGCATCGCTTTACCTTGTAGCAAAATTACAATAACAATCATTATTCCAGAAATTGTAAATGAAGTTCTGTTTGAGTGACAACAGACAAGTTTAATCCCATCGCTCTCATCACATCACTGTTGTTTATGTCCTACTATGTTCCAGTTGTGGGATTCCTGATTTTATTGATGCTGTGTTGTAAACTGTTTAAACAACCTTAACTTGGACTTTTctgagaaaatctttttttgtctctggtACACATGTGGCAGTGATTTACTACAAGGCCAATCAGCCCTGCTTTTCCCTGCCCACCGCTGGCAAACAGATGTACAGCCACACAACATGTGTGTGGAGTTGTTTTTCCTGCTCAGAGAAACTTTGTGCTGTTATTATTCCTCACCTTCCGTAGGTTCATCTGTTTCTTGTAAAGGTCAGAAAACTCCTTTTTCCTCTTAGTGCCATCATCTTCACTACTACAACCCTCTGCTTCATCATACCTACAAGGGCATATGGTATTTTTAATCTATATATTCATCGTAACAAATGAtcaaatcaacatttaaatgtaactaaAGCTGCTGTGCCTTTCAAAGCCGTAGCCCTTCTTCCCGCCTCCATAAAGATCCGCCTGGAAACCAAACGGCCCCTTGGGTTCCCTGCTCTGAGCTTCAGTCTTGGTGCTGAGGGTAGCCGCTCGCTCCAGCTGGGCTCGCACGGCTTTAGGGTTACAGCAGTAGTCGCAGGCACCGGCACAGTTTGGCTTCTTGTCCCCAAAGAACGTGGAGATAGTGGCATGACGACAGCTGGAAGATAAGAGACACTGCTTATTAAAATCTAATGTATGCAAGAATAAGGAGGTGCTGCAGCTCCTGAAAAGTTAGAATGGAAGTGAaaccccatttaaaaaaaaaacaaaacaaaaaaaaaaacttgtgtaaaaatgatttggaaaaggggcaacaaaaggctgcaaaagaaaaatgttcctcaatgtaaaattacaaagaTTTTAAAGATCCCACTatctacattatataatataatataataaaaagtcagAGATTCAGGAGGattctctgtgcgcaagggacaaggccaaaggtcaaaccTGGATGGCCCTCagacagcactgcattaaaaacaggcccgATTCTCAACCGGACAtaactgcatgggctcaggaacacttccagaaatcaccgtgtgtgaacacagttcactttgaaatccacaaatgttagttaaagctgtgtcatgcaaagaagaagccagatgTGAACACGGTCCAGAAATGCCACTGTGTTCTCTGAGCCATAGTTCATTTAatgatctgaggcaaaatggcAAACTGTTGTGTGATGAATTcaaatttgaaatcatttttggACACCATGGACATTGTGTCCCgtggaccatccagcttgttatcaatGGACAGCCTGCTTCTCTCATGGTGTtagggggggcattagtgcctatggtgtgggcagcttacacatctggaaagacaccatcaatgctaaaAAGTACATAAAGGTTtatgctgccatccagacaTTGTCTCTATCAGGGAGGactttgcatatttcagcaagacaatgcgaaccacatactgcatccatcataACAGCagggcttcacaggagaagagtctgtgctgaactggcctccctgcagtccagacttttcaccaacagaaaacatttggcgcatcataaaatggaaaatctgGGCCCAGGATTGTTGAGCAGCtggaatcctgcatcagacaagaatgagcCATTCTTCTcttaaactccagcaactggtctcctcacttcccagacatttacagtcaGTGGTTAAAAGACGAGGAGATGCTGCACCATGGTAAACATCCCCCTATTCCAGAGTTGTTGCCGCCATCAAAGTCAAAATGAGCTAAACTAATAGTTTATCATATGATACGTTGTTTATCTTCTATTGAGagtaaaatatgggttgatgagatttgcaaatcattgcattctgttttgatttaggttttaatagtagtagtagtcaatcagcagtgggtaatGCAGGGATAAAGCAGAACAGCAACTCTCAAAGACATCGAATGAGTATCAGTGAGCATCAGGGATCTACTAGCTATTGTGTAACCATCACAcccacactaaaaaaaaaaaaaaaaatcaatatttctgtTATGAAATACATCAAGCAGGATTTTTCTGTTACATGAAATCAAAAGTAGATTTGTCTGACAATGACAATATTGTGACCTAGCACCCTTGGTATTGATTTCAGCGCTTCTTTGATGATCTCAAAGACCATTGGAACAAATGAAGCCTTGATTTGGGAAGTGATTTCCAGGTCATTTTAGACACAAAACCCCTATTAACTTCTAGCAGGAACCCACACATGCTACGTTTCTTCTTAAAATCCCTGGTTTCCATGTGATTGTTTCCATTGTTATAAAAAGGCCTCACACTCCTGTGTCAGATCCAGTGTTATGTAACAGCCAATAttcacacaaccacacacacacacacacacacaaagtgacgGTTTTGGAACCAGCCCATTACTTCGAGAACATACTAACTACATTGCTGGAAATGGAAACGCTGCCTCCACAGCCATAAAAGACAGAGGCAGTGTCATCAAAAGAGGTGGGGAGAGGCAGAAAGACTCTGGGAGGCAGCAGTCCCTCCCAGGCAGGACTGTCAAAGAGGAAAACCACCTCAGGGGGAAGACTAAAGTAAGGCGCGCAGTTGAAAAGCACAGCGGATATCTAGTCTGTTTACGTCACGACCAAAAGCCACAAGAAGGGAGAGAACAAGCCTGAGGACCACACTGAGGAAAGAGCAGCAGAGATGAGAAggctcaaacacaaacaacagtaaAAGAAGCATGAAGGCCAACAAAAAAGCAGGAAGAATAGGATTCGTTTTCGTGTCATCTCACTTTTGCTCCACTCCACGTGGAGTCCATCAGAACCTGAGGAATTATCCACGCCAACCCTGATCGGGATCTGGCTGCTAATGTCAGGCAGCGGCCCCAACACTTCCCTGGATGACGTCCCAACAACAAACTAACACACTGACGAATGAGGCACTCAGCTACCAACTCCTTCATGGCAGAAATGCCATGTTTCTAACAGTCTCCTCACTTTGTTTTGTCATCTCTGCATATTAGCCCGGACTCGGCTGAGGGTGCAGCAAACAAAGATTCTCACAGGTAAGTGCCTTCCACGCGTGTGAGAGGAGACAAATCACCTGAGAAATACTGCAGGCAGTAAAGAAACTGTTCACAATGCGAACTTATCTGCCAACAGACTGTGGAAACTTGActtcatcttttaaaatgaGGGGTGGGGTAACACTGTGGTTACACTGATAGCATTCGTGCCATCTGAATACTTGAAGGGtctctcagtgtttttttttttacaccatttGTAAGTGGTGCTGTTCATCTTTAAATCTAACACAGAGTCAAACACTTAATGGGGAACTGCCTGAATTCCACAATATCAAAAACTAATTTATCAACTAAATGGAATTCGGGTTTCTCTCTGctgattaaaataaacaatacatttaattttaaatagatatattacaaatgtaaatataatagaCTGATTATATGTACATAttatatgtaaattattttgtgaaaaattttgtttttcagtcaatTCCCAGTGTATTTGGTAAGTTACAATTATACAATAATttcttaaacattaaaacaatacatttgtgtttaaattgttttattcagATGCtgtattgtcattttgtttacCAGTCCTTTGCTAGGAGCTAACTGGCAGATGTTATTAGATAATACTGGGAACATTACATTAAAAGTAgccaaaataacataaatactacaattctctctctctctctctctctctctctctctctctctctctctctctctctctctctctctctctctctctcctctctctctctctctctctctctctctctctctctctctctctctctctctctctctctctctctctctctctctctctctctctctctctctctctctctctctctctctctctctctctctctctcgtacTCTTTTCATTtcgggatgcaaacttttgcacccagctCCAGCTAGTCGTCAACAATAACCACGACAAAGGCATCAAACCTCTCATCTAGCTCGCAATAGTAAATAATTAAGCCAATTTCCATCaacatctgttttaaaaatggaGACTGTGTTCTATCATTTAGTTtacgtgtttgtttttttgtcgcAATACTACATCTCCAACTGAGGCTCCCAAAACCAACAAATAGCTGAACACACACCAAACATTTGCACCCATGCCAATGTAGAGTGCAATAACACTGTCAAACATTAACTCATGTATGGCTCAACACCACCCCTTAAGATTATTGCATAAGAGTCtatgcaaataaaacacaatgacacatgTATAAAGACTTCTGTTTACCACCTGAACTCAATGGCCGTGTTTTCCCTCTAATTCCTATCATTACCCAGACAAATAGTCTCACTCTCGCCACACACTTGGCTAAATTAAACACAGGTTGACATCTGCTCTCCaaggaaataaaacatatttcttgtCTCCCACTGTGATCCTCCCTccgtctttaaaaaaaaaaaaaaaagaaaaatcccaaaGCTGACTGCTGACTGGAACTGTTAAGCTGCACTTTGTCACATTCACGAATAACAGAAAATGCCATGTCAAGTTACATCAACAAACCAAGTTTGTCATCTTAGCCACTGAGGGAGTCAATAACAAGCAGAAGGAGACACTGAATGCAGGCAAATAGATTTGAACACCAAATCAAAGTTTGACCTCTTAACTGTAAATGTATCCATGTCATTTCTGCCTTGTCAACAGGATGGATCCCAGAGAGGAGGTGCTGAACCTCCTGAACAAGATATGGGTCAAGCTGCAGGGTTTGCCCAATGCCAACCCTATAGATCTGGGCGCCTTCTTCGTCATCCTGACCTTTATCTGTaagtgtcatttgttttttcccctaatCAATTTTAACTCTTAAAAGACTGAGCTGCTCAGTGAAgtgattattttctctcttaCAGTGGTGTTTCTGCTCATGACACTGCTAACTTGTGTTTGGTGTTGTTGCTGTCGCAAGACCAAGATGAAGGGGTCCAACATTTGAGCATTATTTACACAGGCAGTTCCTCCAAGTTTCTCTCTCGCACTGGGCATCTAAGCACAGGAGATGGTAAAAAGTGTCtttgcaaacacaaagaaaactctCTCAAGTGCCATTATTCTTCAAGACTGAACTTGTGCTGAGAGTCATGATCATGTACTTAATAGACAGAATTCAAGATCCATGCAAGCAAAGCCTCATACAGGGTGTGTTTAGCAGTAGGGAAGAAGCCCAACcttcaaacaacaaaagcagaaaaggacGCACTGACTGGCTGCCAAACACACTTTCCAGGCTTTCAGGAGGAGCTACATTCGTTGGAGCATCCCTGTGTTTTGAAGGCCACCGCCTCTGACCCGAGGAAAAGTCAGGGCCAACTCTGGGTTTAATATTGAAGTAAGACTATGTCGGATAAAAGAGATTAAATGTGTAGAACAATACAAATACTGCAGGCCATCAAAGACTTGTGCAATGAGATACGATGAGAAAAGTTAAATGGATTCATTAATGCTTGTCTAAACAGGACTGTGCGTCTAATTCTTGGGGAATGAGAACTGTCCGTCAGACCCAAGTTAGGGAACATCCACCAAAGAGAagcaaacatgaaaatattcttGACATAGTGTACAGCAAAGCACAAACAGGGATTAAGTCTGCCCTCTACTGTACACAGGGAGAATTAGCTTGTGAGTAATGAAAGTGGCAATTTGCATGTTGGGTGAAAACATTACCTACACACATTGTACTTTTGACTTGTATGCAGTAAACAacatttgcatgcatgtgtgattTCCTGACTTACGATTCttgcacacagaaagacaccATGGCTTCAAAGTCTGTAATGGCGGTTTTGTCCGTCTCCTTTGCAGAGCCACGTTTTTCCTGGACAAGTGCACAAGCGGTTTGAGAGATGCTCACAATTCCTGAAATCAATAAGACTCCTCACATTTTCTAGCACGCTGTGGTGATCCAGACCTGTTTGCGGGTGACCTCCTGGCGGATGAGGAAGCTCATTTGCTCCTTGTCTCTCGGGGAGTAGTACGTACGACAGGTGGAAGGCAGTCCGTCTCTCCCAGCTCGTCCAGATTCTTGGTAGTAGCTGGCCAGGGACTTGGCAAGATTCCAATGAGCTACAAACCTGAATATTTTATAGGTACAATCCTAAACAAAATTTCTAGCagctatataaaaaaataaataaaaatactataaCACAACAAACACTTCACGGCTACTGCTTTACCTGACATTAGCTTTGTCTACTCCCATACCGAAGCTGATGGTGGCCACTATAACCAGCACCTTTCCCTGCATCCATTCTTTCTGAACCTCTGTGCGATCACCTGCCTTCAGGCCTGTAGGAATAAGGATCCAACATCAAAGCCCAAAACCTGGTGTTTTCAAGCACTTCTACACTTAGTTGCTTCTACAgaccctgagaaaaaaaaaaaaaaacgatgttACCTGCATGATAAGGCTTGGCCAAGACACCAAGTTTGGTCAGCTGGTAAGCCACTGTTTCACAGCCTTCCCTGGTCCGACAGTACACAATCCCACAGCCCTGTGGAGAAATATTACATCCAGTAGGTTAAAGAAACCagaacttttacatttaagttCCTAGTTTTCCGTTTACATGTAAAAAAGCTCTGCCTCAAAGAAACActcttttttctatttgagaTACATTTTGGGAACTTTAGGGATCAAAACTTGggcaaagaaagaacaaaacataaCTGCACTGAAATTTGACATGAGGATTACTTCTTCATAGTGTCAAGCTCAAATTTGGATATGTGGATCGTTAAAGCCAGGTTCTGGCtttatgttattttagtttGCTCAAAATCCACCAACTTTGATGAATTCTCCTGTCATAAAGGACaaccacactgacacactgtaaaatgaaaaccttACTATAATCAATTATTCTACTgagctgtttctgtttcacttCTTGCAAAATGGGCTGTTCTTTCGTTACAGATCTAAcatatttgtgaaaatgttaagaagtaaacagacaaaaataacgCTAACCAGCTTGTGTTCAATCACTTACGCCTTACAGAATGTAGTCTACCGACCTGTTCATTAGACCTGCTGTCCAGGGCCAGTGCCTTCTTAATAAATGCATGGAGGTGGGCGTATGGGTCTGGGAGCAACTCCCTGAAGATCACATCGTAGTGCAAGTTACTGCGGAAAACAGGTGTTACAAAACTCAGAGGCAAACGCAGCCTCAGGGACCTAACAATATCCTCTTGTACATTCTTTGGGGCTGTTGCTGTCAGGGCCAAACAGGGAACCCCGGGCAAGCGAGCACGCAGATCCCCCAGTTTGAGGTAGTCCGGCCTAAAATCATGTCCCCACTGGGAGACGCAGTGGGCCTCGTCCACAGCCAGATAGGACAGCAGACCACGAGAGCACAGGCCAGTCAGGCAGGGCTGGAACGAGGGAGAGGCAACCATCTCTGGAGTGATGTAGAGCAGCTTCAGCTTTGGGCTGCTGCTCTCCAGGTCAGCCAGGATCAGACGACGCTCACCTGCCGGAAGCTTGGAGTTGATGGAGCAGGCGGGGATGTTCAGATCCTGCAGGTGGTCTACCTGGTCCTTGGGGGTGTGGGGGGAGTACAGGAAGGGGGCAACACATCTTTGAGAAGACACACAAACCTTTACAGGTATTTGATGGTGTGGCATTGCATCAGACTGACCTGAATAAGAGCAATTAGCGGGGATATAACCAGAGTGATCCCCTCAGCCACGACTGCAGGCAGCTGGTAACAGAGGGACTTTCCTGCTCCAGTgggcatgcacacaaacacatccctGTCACCTAccgaaaaacaaaacaccagtcACGTATTTGCTATCTGCGATGGCATAACGTTAGTTAAGAAACATGTCGGTTAAATGGACCTGTTGCTATTAGCAGCTAACGTCTGCTGATTCGCACAGATTATAGGACCTAAACAGGGAGGATTAAAATGCTTTTCGCTGCTTTACCTCTGGTAACTGCTTTGACAACATCTTCCTGTAGCTTAGACCTGAAGCTGTCGAACCCGAAGTGGGTTTTTAAAGCCTCTTTTAAACTTGTTGTCATCGTCTTCCTATTTGTGAAGAACCCACATAAACCTGCTCTGGCGTCGTCGCGCACCGATGACATCATCATGCTCGTTGAAAACCGAAacgaaaaagaaaagttaaagaaattatgttttcaggaatcatttttagtttattttacaagctgtaatttatttatttatttatttattatttatttttgtacttattttttagtttttttatattttgcgCCGTGTGTTCCAGCTCTCTGATTGGTCCAGCTGTTGCGAATCAAAGCTGATGCACTGTGGCCAAAAGTGTGTGGACCATCCCTGCACAAAATGCTCAGCAAAGGAGGGCAGTTGTATTGCAAACTCAATTCTCAtgtgtaaaacaataaataaaaataaatgaagtacTCAAcaacaagtaaaagtaccactTCATTATTTTTTACTCAAGTTGAATTACTATGAACACAGTCAAAAAGGTTGATTTCAAATAGGATGCAATGTTTTTCTGCACACGTGTTTAAAAACCCGAAAGTGCATCTTTAGATTAGAATAGACA includes these proteins:
- the recql5 gene encoding ATP-dependent DNA helicase Q5 isoform X2; this translates as MMMSSVRDDARAGLCGFFTNRKTMTTSLKEALKTHFGFDSFRSKLQEDVVKAVTRGDRDVFVCMPTGAGKSLCYQLPAVVAEGITLVISPLIALIQDQVDHLQDLNIPACSINSKLPAGERRLILADLESSSPKLKLLYITPEMVASPSFQPCLTGLCSRGLLSYLAVDEAHCVSQWGHDFRPDYLKLGDLRARLPGVPCLALTATAPKNVQEDIVRSLRLRLPLSFVTPVFRSNLHYDVIFRELLPDPYAHLHAFIKKALALDSRSNEQGCGIVYCRTREGCETVAYQLTKLGVLAKPYHAGLKAGDRTEVQKEWMQGKVLVIVATISFGMGVDKANVRFVAHWNLAKSLASYYQESGRAGRDGLPSTCRTYYSPRDKEQMSFLIRQEVTRKQEKRGSAKETDKTAITDFEAMVSFCVQESCRHATISTFFGDKKPNCAGACDYCCNPKAVRAQLERAATLSTKTEAQSREPKGPFGFQADLYGGGKKGYGFERYDEAEGCSSEDDGTKRKKEFSDLYKKQMNLRKGTGIQREEFVPPDAHCPLREASSQRIPRLTVKAREHCLYLLQEALHGHQGAEDALNYESLSLAVDMEHEVFKNSKSPNLYKAAVLRKVAEMKKMAPAGRECDRTHSSSDMGDNESKLTEEAAAASSSFTEELQGFTSASEVYSLKRKRVGAGQRGSSNPFLTAKELLKPTILDSASDKGTDSGGFYNDSARGCGESLMGPNKETREETDTDALLAVTSSIRARAQAVAASLNSPTKGGRAMSKKQQKLAEAAKSSHNISQYFVKKQATEKIQDEVETMTELDETSHTNSAIPQEAISPQQSPGSVEVVESGCVESDNPDVIQVENKSNVIVIPDDDDDEDDNVYDDKKTLEVVCDQEASKEDVKSTTEQNTPEEEATPPQKQMVTDKQSSPPAKRSRAADGNSRRVTFNPNVQERPLHPVIERPKSVTLKEAADIVVRYLDPFYSQGKFATKELFKSFARYLSHLLTEGTCHGKGQVKAEAKVLIKKFFSRVPRCESEGDWKHLKRPHSCKSTENKK
- the recql5 gene encoding ATP-dependent DNA helicase Q5 isoform X1, coding for MMMSSVRDDARAGLCGFFTNRKTMTTSLKEALKTHFGFDSFRSKLQEDVVKAVTRGDRDVFVCMPTGAGKSLCYQLPAVVAEGITLVISPLIALIQDQVDHLQDLNIPACSINSKLPAGERRLILADLESSSPKLKLLYITPEMVASPSFQPCLTGLCSRGLLSYLAVDEAHCVSQWGHDFRPDYLKLGDLRARLPGVPCLALTATAPKNVQEDIVRSLRLRLPLSFVTPVFRSNLHYDVIFRELLPDPYAHLHAFIKKALALDSRSNEQGCGIVYCRTREGCETVAYQLTKLGVLAKPYHAGLKAGDRTEVQKEWMQGKVLVIVATISFGMGVDKANVRFVAHWNLAKSLASYYQESGRAGRDGLPSTCRTYYSPRDKEQMSFLIRQEVTRKQEKRGSAKETDKTAITDFEAMVSFCVQESCRHATISTFFGDKKPNCAGACDYCCNPKAVRAQLERAATLSTKTEAQSREPKGPFGFQADLYGGGKKGYGFERYDEAEGCSSEDDGTKRKKEFSDLYKKQMNLRKGTGIQREEFVPPDAHCPLREASSQRIPRLTVKAREHCLYLLQEALHGHQGAEDALNYESLSLAVDMEHEVFKNSKSPNLYKAAVLRKVAEMKKMAPAGRECDRTHSSSDMGDNESKLTEEAAAASSSFTEELQGFTSASEVYSLKRKRVGAGQRGSSNPFLTAKELLKPTILDSASDKGTDSGGFYNDSARGCGESLMGPNKETREETDTDALLAVTSSIRARAQAVAASLNSPTKGGRAMSKKQQKLAEAAKSSHNISQYFVKKQATEKIQDEVETMTELDETSHTNSAIPQEAISPQQSPGSVEVVESGCVESDNPDVIQVENKSNVIVIPDDDDDEDDNVYDDKKTLEVVCDQEASKEDVKSTTEQNTPEEEATPPQKQMVTDKQSSPPAKRSRAADGNSRRVTFNPNVQERPLHPVIERPKSVTLKEAADIVVRYLDPFYSQGKFATKVTVRRRSRRACRKRHPSCFIYVLMNSLSCSFLGLQELFKSFARYLSHLLTEGTCHGKGQVKAEAKVLIKKFFSRVPRCESEGDWKHLKRPHSCKSTENKK